In a single window of the Renibacterium salmoninarum ATCC 33209 genome:
- a CDS encoding tetracycline resistance protein gives MVYIEKVRGVGAAIEDFGPSNPFYAGIGLRVEPEDSSAGIRVALEVELGALPLSFHVALAEAVRDCLSQGLAGWQVTDCLVTITHTAYDSVMSAAGDFRRLLPLVLMRALARAGTEVCEPLSEISLEIPLSAFSAVIGMLGRAGAKTTSTEIAAERCQITAVLPAASAICVTQGLADLTAGDGTSTSHPAGYRPVVKVPPPDLGPTVIR, from the coding sequence GTGGTGTATATCGAGAAAGTTCGCGGAGTGGGAGCTGCGATAGAAGACTTTGGTCCGAGTAATCCATTTTATGCCGGGATAGGTCTTCGGGTTGAGCCTGAAGATTCATCCGCTGGAATAAGAGTGGCTCTGGAAGTCGAATTAGGTGCCCTGCCGCTGTCATTTCACGTGGCATTGGCAGAAGCCGTACGAGATTGCTTGAGCCAAGGATTGGCTGGCTGGCAGGTCACCGATTGCTTAGTCACTATTACTCATACCGCCTACGACTCAGTGATGAGTGCGGCGGGAGATTTCCGGCGGTTGTTGCCCCTGGTGCTCATGCGAGCCTTGGCTCGCGCTGGAACCGAGGTCTGTGAGCCGCTCAGCGAAATCTCGCTCGAGATTCCGCTGAGTGCTTTCAGCGCGGTAATTGGCATGTTGGGCCGAGCGGGCGCTAAAACAACCTCGACAGAGATTGCGGCCGAGCGATGCCAGATCACGGCAGTGCTTCCGGCAGCGTCGGCTATTTGCGTTACGCAAGGCTTGGCAGATTTGACCGCTGGCGACGGCACCTCGACGTCGCACCCGGCTGGGTACCGACCGGTAGTAAAAGTGCCGCCGCCCGACCTAGGACCGACGGTAATCCGCTGA
- a CDS encoding DUF3073 domain-containing protein has protein sequence MGRGRQKAKATKQARDMKYYSPSTDYNALERELSHPSSPASNRFTEEIPEPDYSAYEDKYAD, from the coding sequence ATGGGGCGCGGCCGTCAAAAGGCAAAAGCTACCAAGCAGGCTCGGGATATGAAGTACTACTCTCCGAGCACTGACTACAATGCGCTGGAACGCGAGCTATCGCATCCATCCAGCCCTGCCTCAAATCGCTTTACGGAAGAGATTCCGGAGCCTGACTATTCAGCGTATGAAGACAAATACGCTGATTAG
- a CDS encoding YciI family protein — MRYTLLLHYPEMSPEELGPEALKAGMDGFHAYASALEAAGVLLSAEVLQPSTVTTTLRSSDGELRIQDGPYVETKEQIGGTFVIEAPNLDVALNWAKQAPSIQWGDVEVHPTATRWSSGRWVGGQESSQN; from the coding sequence ATGCGATACACACTTCTTTTGCACTATCCGGAAATGTCGCCGGAAGAACTTGGGCCCGAAGCCCTCAAAGCAGGCATGGACGGATTCCATGCTTATGCGTCGGCCCTTGAGGCAGCCGGGGTCCTGCTTTCAGCGGAGGTACTCCAACCGTCCACCGTGACTACAACGCTGCGATCGAGCGACGGCGAGCTACGTATCCAGGATGGGCCCTACGTAGAAACAAAAGAGCAAATAGGAGGCACTTTTGTGATCGAGGCGCCGAATCTCGATGTTGCGCTTAACTGGGCCAAACAGGCACCGTCAATTCAATGGGGCGACGTCGAAGTCCATCCCACTGCGACTCGCTGGTCCAGCGGACGATGGGTTGGCGGCCAAGAATCTAGCCAAAATTGA
- a CDS encoding type IV toxin-antitoxin system AbiEi family antitoxin domain-containing protein has product MADPVNVLKTMGGSSRWKTLMRVGVSQSTLRNAVKSGAVVRYGFGIYGLPGLPKLRIAMHQADGVPACLSAAEELGWWVLHQPKIPHIAVDHGRQVPYFIKHRARLPLSALDVIVQVLDCAPELDALVVLCSAIRKNKSLSRKLLAAFVAAGPTTPEKCSLDLIHTPSLRLKSSPDFTAKIPDSLSAHRSF; this is encoded by the coding sequence ATGGCAGATCCAGTAAACGTGCTCAAAACAATGGGCGGCAGTAGCCGCTGGAAGACTCTTATGCGGGTTGGCGTATCTCAGAGCACCTTACGTAACGCGGTGAAATCTGGGGCTGTGGTCCGATACGGCTTCGGCATTTACGGACTTCCAGGCCTGCCGAAACTTAGAATTGCCATGCACCAAGCCGACGGCGTACCGGCTTGCCTCAGTGCGGCAGAAGAGTTGGGTTGGTGGGTGCTACACCAGCCCAAGATCCCGCACATTGCGGTCGATCACGGCCGTCAGGTGCCCTACTTCATCAAACATCGGGCCAGATTGCCGTTGTCCGCACTAGACGTCATCGTCCAGGTCTTAGACTGTGCGCCGGAGCTTGATGCGCTTGTGGTGTTGTGCTCAGCAATCCGGAAAAACAAGTCACTATCGAGGAAATTGCTGGCCGCCTTCGTGGCAGCAGGTCCCACAACGCCCGAAAAGTGCTCCTTAGACTTGATCCACACGCCGAGTCTGCGCTTGAAGTCGTCTCCCGATTTCACTGCGAAAATTCCGGACTCATTGTCAGCTCACAGGTCTTTTTAG
- a CDS encoding GTP-binding protein — translation MPTLNLGILAHVDAGKTTLTEQLLFKAGVSDHLGRVDNGDTHTDDDDIERRRGITIRSAIASFIHRGVRINVIDTPGHADFVAEVERAVSVLDAAVLVLSAVEGLQAQSRVLLSVLTERRIPCLIFINKIDRSGARDAQLIEELRARVDGVLPVMNYVSGLSAKGASICSWSAHSEGPENLLAELAETDEQALEAYLAGPKNVERSSTDRMETWLGSASRSGLAHPVFFGSALAGVGVGEFMDALTWLLPAAEPNQAAPLHGTVFKVARDQSGRRSAYLCLDAGSVQAQDTVEVFRRVDAADCEPFRERLSRVQVIDHGTELLDGKAAAGRIALVSSRTGLLIGDQLGSRSEEITMPQIERPGLEAVVRPGLATQKRRLHEALLQLTDEDPLVGARLDPGEGESVVNLYGQIQQEVI, via the coding sequence ATGCCCACCCTCAATTTAGGAATTCTCGCTCACGTAGACGCTGGTAAAACCACACTGACGGAGCAACTGCTTTTCAAAGCCGGTGTCTCTGACCATCTTGGCCGAGTAGATAACGGCGACACCCATACTGATGACGACGACATTGAGCGCCGTCGGGGGATCACGATTCGCTCCGCGATCGCCTCATTCATCCATCGTGGCGTTCGTATAAATGTGATAGATACGCCCGGACATGCCGACTTCGTGGCTGAAGTTGAACGAGCTGTTTCGGTACTCGATGCTGCTGTCTTAGTTCTCTCGGCAGTGGAGGGGCTACAAGCTCAGAGCCGGGTGTTGCTCTCAGTGCTGACTGAGCGACGAATCCCTTGTTTGATTTTTATCAACAAAATTGATCGGTCAGGGGCTCGGGATGCTCAGTTGATCGAGGAACTGCGCGCCCGCGTTGATGGTGTGTTGCCGGTGATGAACTACGTGAGCGGGTTGTCTGCCAAAGGGGCGAGCATCTGCTCGTGGTCTGCGCACTCAGAAGGGCCGGAAAACCTCTTGGCTGAGCTTGCCGAGACGGACGAACAGGCACTGGAGGCCTATCTTGCCGGGCCGAAGAACGTTGAGCGGAGTTCTACTGACCGGATGGAAACTTGGCTAGGTAGCGCCAGCCGAAGTGGGTTAGCCCATCCGGTCTTTTTTGGTTCAGCGCTGGCCGGAGTCGGCGTCGGCGAGTTTATGGATGCGCTGACTTGGTTGCTACCTGCTGCTGAGCCGAATCAAGCGGCGCCGCTGCATGGCACGGTATTCAAGGTGGCCCGTGATCAATCAGGTCGTCGTAGCGCCTACCTGTGCCTGGACGCTGGCAGCGTCCAGGCACAGGACACGGTTGAGGTATTTCGCCGGGTTGATGCCGCAGATTGCGAACCATTTCGAGAGCGGCTTTCGCGAGTGCAGGTTATTGACCATGGCACCGAACTTTTAGATGGCAAAGCAGCCGCCGGTCGAATTGCCTTAGTTTCTAGTCGAACAGGTTTGTTGATTGGCGATCAGCTCGGTAGCCGATCAGAAGAGATCACGATGCCGCAGATTGAACGGCCTGGCCTTGAGGCCGTGGTGCGACCGGGCCTAGCGACGCAAAAGCGGCGACTACATGAGGCGCTCTTGCAACTGACCGATGAAGATCCGCTGGTTGGGGCGCGACTAGATCCGGGTGAAGGTGAATCGGTAGTCAATCTTTATGGCCAAATACAGCAGGAGGTCATTTAA
- a CDS encoding RNA polymerase sigma factor, which translates to MTNAAEARAAVERVARASYGRLLALVASRTGDIAQAEDALADAFERALSSWPLTGQPTNPEGWLLTVARNRQRDDLRSAAYRLASPLDEALLPVLDALPDDLALNSFPDERLALLFACAHPAIDPAVRTPLILQTVLGFQANQLAPAFAIPTATLAQRLVRAKRRIRDAVIPLTVPEPNLLHERLPAVLEAIYGCYSISWQGSQQASVKSASSEAQYLAISAAALLKNEPEAWAIAALITLSMARSLSRDQGRYLPVADQDPRLWNARLVAEGNQYLRRSAVTRAEHAHLLPIARFELEAAIQSIHCTRIDGLEPNANDLLTLYSALMRAAPTLGVLIALALATAKVSGPITGLQILDNTNDARLTNFQPAWAALLSEAGDDDAANKAYLRAVEFADSAETGSWLLARITFDQLAAEGFTGHTKG; encoded by the coding sequence TTGACCAATGCTGCTGAGGCACGGGCCGCCGTCGAACGGGTTGCCCGTGCCTCTTACGGCAGGCTGCTAGCACTAGTCGCCTCGCGCACCGGAGACATTGCCCAGGCAGAGGACGCGCTGGCCGACGCCTTTGAGCGAGCCCTCAGCAGCTGGCCGCTAACCGGTCAGCCAACAAACCCGGAAGGCTGGTTACTTACCGTGGCGCGGAACAGACAACGTGATGATCTACGCAGCGCCGCTTATCGACTGGCATCGCCGCTAGACGAAGCATTGCTACCTGTACTGGATGCGCTCCCGGACGACTTGGCACTCAACAGTTTTCCCGACGAGCGACTCGCGCTGCTTTTCGCTTGCGCACACCCAGCAATTGATCCAGCTGTTCGTACTCCGCTGATTCTACAAACCGTCCTGGGTTTCCAGGCGAACCAGCTAGCACCGGCTTTTGCGATCCCCACCGCGACTTTGGCACAGCGACTAGTAAGAGCAAAGCGTCGAATCCGAGACGCCGTGATTCCGCTGACCGTTCCTGAACCCAACTTATTGCATGAGCGCTTGCCTGCGGTCCTTGAGGCTATCTACGGCTGCTACTCAATCTCCTGGCAAGGCTCTCAACAGGCTTCCGTGAAATCGGCATCTTCCGAAGCCCAGTACTTAGCTATCAGCGCTGCTGCTTTACTTAAAAACGAACCAGAGGCGTGGGCGATCGCCGCTCTCATCACACTTTCGATGGCCCGATCCTTAAGTAGAGATCAAGGACGTTACCTGCCGGTTGCCGATCAAGACCCTAGGCTGTGGAATGCTCGGCTAGTCGCCGAGGGCAATCAGTATTTGCGGCGGTCCGCAGTTACTCGGGCAGAGCATGCACACTTGCTTCCCATTGCGCGCTTTGAGCTAGAAGCAGCAATACAATCGATCCACTGCACCCGAATCGATGGTCTAGAGCCCAATGCCAATGACCTACTAACGCTGTACTCCGCGCTGATGCGCGCCGCGCCAACTTTAGGCGTGCTTATAGCCTTAGCCTTGGCCACGGCAAAAGTATCTGGCCCGATTACTGGCCTGCAAATACTCGACAATACCAACGACGCTCGGCTGACAAATTTCCAGCCGGCTTGGGCCGCACTCTTGAGTGAAGCTGGCGATGACGACGCTGCTAACAAAGCCTACTTACGAGCCGTGGAATTCGCTGACAGCGCAGAAACAGGAAGCTGGTTGCTTGCACGGATTACTTTTGACCAGCTCGCCGCCGAAGGCTTCACCGGGCATACAAAAGGCTAA
- the purM gene encoding phosphoribosylformylglycinamidine cyclo-ligase has translation MSEAITYASAGVDVEAGDKAVELMKEAVKATHGPQVLGGVGGFAGLYDVSKLLQYRKPLLATSTDGVGTKVAIAQAMDIHDTIGFDLVGMVVDDIVVVGAEPLYVTDYIACGKVVPERIADIVRGIAAACQQAGTALVGGETAEHPGLLSPDEYDVAGAATGVVEADKLLGPERVRDGDVVIAIASSGLHSNGYSLVRRVINRAGWALDRQVSELGRTLGEELLVPTRVYAADCLDLARTFDVDAERAVHGFSHVTGGGLAANLARVLPQGLTATVDRSTWELPAIFKLVSELGNVPLPDLERTLNLGVGMVAIVSAQAADAAVAHLNERGLPSWVMGAVGSSDSGPQDGPDYVQGAKGVDGGAVRMAGSYA, from the coding sequence ATGAGCGAAGCGATCACCTACGCGAGCGCCGGAGTCGACGTCGAAGCTGGCGACAAGGCCGTAGAACTCATGAAGGAAGCAGTCAAAGCTACCCACGGACCCCAGGTCTTAGGCGGCGTCGGTGGATTTGCTGGCCTTTACGATGTCAGCAAGCTTCTGCAGTATCGGAAACCGCTTTTGGCCACCTCCACTGATGGCGTTGGCACCAAAGTGGCTATTGCGCAGGCCATGGATATCCACGACACGATTGGCTTTGACCTGGTGGGCATGGTCGTGGACGACATTGTCGTTGTCGGTGCCGAGCCGCTGTACGTGACTGACTACATCGCCTGCGGCAAGGTGGTGCCAGAACGCATTGCAGATATCGTTCGTGGCATCGCGGCAGCTTGCCAGCAAGCCGGCACGGCGTTGGTCGGTGGCGAAACCGCCGAGCATCCTGGGCTGCTCAGCCCGGACGAATACGACGTAGCGGGTGCCGCTACCGGCGTCGTCGAAGCTGATAAATTGCTCGGCCCAGAGCGAGTACGCGATGGCGATGTAGTGATCGCCATCGCCTCCTCGGGTCTGCACTCCAACGGCTATTCGTTGGTGCGCCGCGTAATTAACCGCGCAGGTTGGGCTTTAGACCGGCAAGTGAGTGAGCTTGGCCGGACCCTGGGCGAAGAACTCTTGGTACCCACTCGGGTTTATGCTGCAGATTGCTTAGATCTGGCCCGAACCTTTGATGTAGATGCTGAGCGCGCAGTGCATGGCTTCAGCCACGTCACCGGCGGCGGCTTAGCTGCCAACCTAGCGCGCGTATTGCCGCAGGGACTGACCGCAACGGTCGATCGCTCAACGTGGGAATTGCCAGCAATCTTCAAGTTAGTGTCCGAACTGGGTAATGTTCCGCTGCCCGATCTGGAACGTACTTTGAACTTGGGAGTCGGCATGGTCGCAATCGTCAGCGCGCAAGCCGCGGACGCCGCCGTCGCGCATTTGAACGAGCGCGGGTTGCCCTCGTGGGTCATGGGTGCCGTAGGCTCTTCGGATTCCGGCCCTCAAGATGGTCCAGACTATGTCCAAGGTGCCAAAGGCGTCGACGGCGGTGCCGTGCGAATGGCCGGCAGCTACGCCTAA
- the clpB gene encoding ATP-dependent chaperone ClpB, with amino-acid sequence MDAKFTTKSQEALSAAAMNASTAGNPQVEPAHMLKALMDQREGVAVALLKATGVAPDAVSVKASAAIKELPTSSGSTVAQAQFSRAGLQVVQAAQQEAESMGDSFVSTEHLLVGIAAGSDPAAQILKDAGASVEAFRAALPGIRGDRKVNSADPENTFQALEKYGTDLTEIARSGKLDPVIGRDSEIRRVVQVLSRRTKNNPVLIGEPGVGKTAVVEGLAQRMVAGDVPESLRGKSLISLDLGAMVAGAKYRGEFEERLKAVLEEIKNSDGQIVTFIDEIHTVVGAGASEGAMDAGNMLKPMLARGELSLIGATTLDEYREHVEKDPALERRFQQVYVGEPSVDDTIGILRGLKQRYEAHHKVSIADSALVAAASLSNRYISGRQLPDKAIDLVDEAASRLRMEIDSAPEEIDQLRRAVDRLTMEELALDGESDAASIERLAALRADMADRKEELAGLNARWEAEKAGLNRVGELKAKLDELRSIAEKAQREGDLEQASRILYGEIPGLEQTLVEAQQAEESLGEKPELMVAEEVTADDIAEVISAWTGIPAGRMLQGESQKLLSMESALGARLIGQTKAVSVVSDAVRRSRAGISDPDRPTGSFLFLGPTGVGKTELAKALADFLFDDERALVRIDMSEYSEKHSVSRLVGAPPGYVGYEEGGQLTEAVRRRPYSVILLDEVEKAHPEVFDILLQVLDDGRLTDGQGRTVDFRNVILVLTSNLGSQFLVDPMLDEKQKRDSVMAIVNSAFKPEFLNRLDEVVMFDALSVEELSVIVDLQVQLLAARLQERRLVLEVADGARAWLAMTGYDPAYGARPLRRLLQREIGDRLAKGLLSGEIEDGDTVLVDVAADVDELSTGIPGSGLTVRKG; translated from the coding sequence TTGGACGCAAAATTTACCACTAAGAGCCAGGAGGCTCTTTCGGCAGCAGCGATGAACGCTTCAACTGCTGGAAATCCGCAAGTTGAACCGGCGCACATGCTCAAAGCGTTGATGGATCAACGCGAAGGAGTCGCGGTAGCGCTCTTGAAAGCCACCGGCGTCGCCCCTGATGCGGTGAGTGTCAAAGCCTCAGCCGCCATCAAGGAGTTGCCCACCAGCTCGGGTAGCACCGTGGCGCAAGCGCAATTTTCTCGAGCCGGGCTTCAGGTAGTCCAAGCGGCGCAGCAAGAAGCCGAGTCAATGGGAGACAGCTTCGTTTCCACCGAGCACCTGCTTGTTGGTATTGCCGCCGGCTCCGACCCAGCGGCGCAGATCCTCAAAGACGCCGGAGCCTCAGTAGAGGCTTTTCGTGCGGCTTTGCCTGGAATTAGAGGTGATCGCAAGGTCAACTCTGCCGATCCAGAAAACACTTTTCAGGCACTCGAAAAGTACGGTACCGATCTCACTGAAATTGCTCGTTCCGGCAAGCTCGACCCGGTTATTGGCCGCGATTCCGAGATTCGGCGCGTAGTACAAGTACTCTCCAGGCGGACTAAAAATAATCCGGTACTTATTGGTGAGCCAGGCGTTGGCAAGACTGCCGTCGTTGAAGGCTTGGCCCAACGCATGGTCGCCGGCGATGTTCCGGAGAGTCTGCGCGGAAAATCGTTGATCAGCTTAGACCTTGGTGCGATGGTTGCTGGCGCGAAGTATCGCGGCGAGTTTGAAGAGCGACTCAAAGCGGTTCTTGAGGAAATCAAGAACTCGGACGGCCAGATTGTGACCTTCATAGACGAGATCCACACAGTGGTTGGCGCTGGTGCTTCGGAAGGTGCTATGGATGCTGGCAATATGCTAAAGCCAATGCTCGCGCGCGGCGAATTGAGCCTCATTGGTGCCACGACGTTGGATGAATATCGCGAACACGTAGAGAAGGATCCAGCGCTTGAGCGAAGGTTTCAGCAGGTCTATGTTGGCGAGCCAAGCGTGGACGACACCATCGGAATCCTGCGCGGCTTGAAACAGCGCTACGAGGCGCACCACAAGGTCTCGATTGCTGATTCGGCCCTGGTCGCGGCGGCGTCGTTGTCTAATCGGTATATCAGCGGTCGTCAGCTTCCGGATAAAGCGATCGACCTCGTCGATGAAGCAGCTTCACGGCTCAGGATGGAGATTGATTCCGCACCCGAGGAAATCGATCAACTTCGCCGCGCCGTCGATCGGTTGACTATGGAAGAGCTAGCCCTGGATGGCGAAAGTGATGCTGCCTCAATTGAACGATTGGCTGCGCTACGAGCCGATATGGCTGACCGGAAAGAAGAGCTGGCCGGACTCAATGCACGTTGGGAAGCTGAAAAGGCGGGGCTTAACCGGGTCGGCGAGCTCAAGGCAAAGCTGGACGAGCTGCGTTCCATCGCTGAAAAGGCCCAACGTGAAGGCGATTTAGAGCAGGCGTCACGGATTCTCTACGGCGAGATTCCGGGGCTAGAGCAGACCTTAGTCGAAGCGCAGCAAGCTGAAGAGTCGCTGGGCGAAAAGCCCGAATTGATGGTGGCCGAGGAAGTAACTGCTGATGACATTGCCGAGGTTATTTCTGCCTGGACCGGAATTCCCGCCGGCCGGATGCTGCAAGGCGAAAGCCAAAAGCTTCTCAGTATGGAAAGTGCGCTTGGCGCACGATTGATTGGGCAGACTAAGGCAGTTTCGGTGGTTTCTGATGCGGTGCGACGATCCCGGGCTGGTATCTCGGACCCGGATCGGCCGACGGGTTCGTTTCTTTTCCTGGGACCCACTGGTGTGGGAAAAACCGAGCTCGCCAAGGCGCTCGCTGATTTCTTGTTCGACGACGAACGCGCCTTGGTGCGGATCGATATGAGTGAATATTCGGAAAAGCACTCGGTATCTCGCTTGGTCGGCGCGCCTCCCGGATATGTCGGATACGAAGAGGGCGGTCAGCTCACTGAGGCGGTGCGCCGTCGGCCTTATTCGGTGATCTTGCTCGATGAGGTGGAAAAGGCGCACCCAGAGGTCTTCGACATCCTTTTGCAGGTGCTCGACGACGGTCGGCTAACCGACGGACAAGGCCGCACCGTTGACTTCCGAAATGTGATCTTGGTGTTGACGTCGAACCTCGGCTCGCAATTTCTGGTTGACCCAATGCTGGACGAGAAGCAAAAGCGCGATTCGGTGATGGCAATCGTCAATTCCGCGTTCAAGCCGGAGTTCTTGAATCGGCTCGATGAGGTCGTCATGTTCGACGCGTTGAGCGTGGAAGAGCTTTCGGTAATCGTCGACCTCCAGGTGCAGTTGCTTGCCGCCCGGTTACAAGAGCGACGCTTGGTGCTTGAGGTTGCTGATGGGGCAAGGGCTTGGCTCGCCATGACTGGTTATGACCCGGCCTACGGGGCCAGGCCGCTACGAAGGTTGCTGCAGCGAGAAATTGGCGATCGCTTAGCTAAGGGCTTGCTTTCCGGCGAGATCGAAGACGGCGATACGGTTTTGGTTGATGTAGCAGCCGACGTTGATGAATTATCGACTGGAATTCCTGGATCTGGATTGACGGTGCGGAAGGGTTAA